In a genomic window of Sulfurimonas denitrificans DSM 1251:
- a CDS encoding EAL domain-containing protein: MTKKNDTLTNIENRFSLIEYLQSVKNVNLFLIDIDNFNNINNAYGFEVGDLALVEITRLLNLAKPNSSKLFRVNSDEFAVVSTDIMSSQKLSDIASSIISFFDQSEIYISDEIILKVSVSIGISIGSGAEILNHARIAIKELREYKRGSFKIYDSTSVFIKKQQENIYWVHKIKEAFEEERLITYYQPILNNATDKIEKYECLIRIVENGILTPPLRFMEASKLTGTLSLVTKTVIEQSYKKFSNTEYEFSINITSTDLYLNFLEEYLLKNAKKYNISPSRVALEILEDIDTLDTKEILTQLNSLRYHGFKISIDDFGSRSSNFSRLIEFSPDYLKIDGSFIKNILSDKKSLTIVEAIVLLCKKSNIKIIAEFVHNEDVQQKVKELGIEYSQGYCFGEPSEDL, encoded by the coding sequence ATGACTAAAAAGAATGATACATTAACAAATATCGAAAACAGGTTCTCCCTTATAGAATATTTACAAAGTGTGAAAAATGTAAATCTTTTCTTAATAGATATTGATAACTTTAACAATATTAACAATGCTTATGGTTTTGAAGTAGGAGACCTTGCTCTTGTTGAGATAACACGTCTTCTTAATTTAGCAAAACCAAATAGTTCAAAACTATTTAGAGTTAACTCAGATGAATTTGCTGTTGTATCTACAGATATAATGAGCTCACAAAAGCTCTCAGATATAGCAAGTTCTATTATCTCTTTTTTTGATCAAAGTGAGATATATATCTCAGATGAAATTATTTTAAAAGTCTCAGTAAGCATAGGAATATCTATCGGTTCGGGAGCAGAGATTTTAAACCATGCAAGAATTGCGATTAAAGAGCTTAGAGAGTACAAGCGTGGCTCATTTAAGATCTATGATTCAACTTCTGTTTTTATAAAAAAACAGCAGGAAAATATCTATTGGGTACATAAAATAAAAGAGGCTTTTGAAGAGGAGAGGTTGATTACATATTATCAACCAATATTAAATAATGCAACTGATAAAATAGAAAAATATGAGTGCCTAATTAGAATAGTTGAAAATGGAATTTTAACTCCTCCGCTAAGGTTTATGGAAGCTTCAAAACTAACAGGCACGCTCTCTTTAGTTACAAAAACTGTAATTGAGCAGAGTTATAAAAAATTTAGTAACACTGAGTATGAATTTTCTATAAATATAACTAGTACAGATCTATATCTTAATTTTTTAGAAGAGTATCTTTTAAAAAATGCAAAAAAATATAATATAAGCCCATCAAGGGTGGCGTTAGAGATTTTAGAAGATATTGACACTCTAGATACTAAAGAGATTTTAACACAGCTAAACTCTCTTAGATATCATGGTTTTAAGATTTCTATAGATGATTTTGGAAGCAGAAGTTCAAACTTTTCAAGATTAATAGAGTTTTCTCCAGATTATCTAAAGATTGATGGCTCTTTTATAAAAAATATATTAAGCGATAAAAAAAGTTTAACTATTGTAGAAGCGATAGTGCTTTTATGTAAAAAGAGCAATATTAAAATAATAGCGGAGTTTGTTCACAACGAAGATGTGCAACAAAAAGTAAAAGAGCTTGGCATTGAATACTCGCAAGGCTACTGTTTTGGAGAACCTAGCGAAGATTTGTAA
- a CDS encoding SulP family inorganic anion transporter, protein MNNIFEPKFFSLLKSGINKERLSSDIFAGIVVGIVALPLSIAFAVASGVSPEKGLITAIVAGFIISILGGSRVQIGGPTGAFIVILYAIVEEYGIDGLMISTIMAGVFLVIFGFLRLGNLLKYFPHPLIVGFTSGIAVVIFSTQIKDALGLNIEKLPSEFFHKWLTYFSNIGDTNLYALLLSIVTILITIYSKKVTTKVPGSFIAIIAVTLFVQIASIPVTTIETFFGEIPNSFALQFPNIELSNLYMYLAPALTIALLGGVESLLSAVVADGMIGGNHRSNTELIAQGVANIVTPFFGGIAATGAIARTATNVKNGGRTPIAGIVHSLTLLLIMLIFASYAKLIPMSALAGILIVVSYNMSEWRSFVSILRGSNFDIIVLLSTFLLTVFVDLTIAIQIGVVLSSLLFMKRMADIGIKTQVDSDVLEDYSEVPKGISIYEISGPFFFASAKQYTEVIKNVGIKSKILIIRMRHVPFVDSTALHNFQETIKTLQQLDVKIVLSGVQNSVLEDLKKDGITSLIGDENIHDSFTKALKYAKELITNLR, encoded by the coding sequence ATGAACAATATTTTTGAACCTAAGTTTTTTAGTCTTCTTAAGAGTGGGATTAATAAAGAGCGTTTAAGCAGTGATATTTTTGCAGGGATTGTTGTAGGAATTGTCGCACTTCCTCTCTCTATAGCTTTTGCAGTTGCCTCTGGAGTATCTCCTGAGAAAGGTTTAATCACAGCGATAGTAGCTGGTTTTATCATCTCCATTCTTGGCGGAAGCAGAGTTCAAATCGGCGGTCCAACTGGAGCTTTTATAGTTATACTCTACGCTATTGTTGAGGAGTATGGTATAGATGGACTTATGATATCAACTATAATGGCTGGAGTTTTCTTAGTCATATTTGGCTTTTTGCGCCTTGGAAATCTCTTAAAATATTTTCCTCATCCCCTAATTGTTGGCTTTACAAGCGGTATAGCTGTTGTAATATTTTCAACTCAAATCAAAGATGCGCTGGGCTTAAATATAGAGAAATTACCATCAGAATTTTTTCATAAATGGCTGACCTACTTTTCAAACATAGGTGATACAAATCTTTACGCTCTCCTATTAAGCATTGTTACAATTCTCATAACGATATACTCAAAAAAAGTAACAACAAAAGTCCCTGGCTCTTTTATAGCAATTATCGCTGTTACTCTTTTTGTTCAAATCGCCTCTATTCCTGTGACAACAATTGAGACTTTTTTTGGTGAAATTCCAAACAGCTTTGCTCTACAATTTCCTAACATAGAGCTAAGTAACCTCTACATGTACTTAGCTCCTGCTCTTACTATTGCACTTCTTGGAGGAGTAGAGTCACTCCTCTCAGCAGTTGTAGCTGATGGTATGATTGGTGGTAACCACCGCTCAAATACTGAACTCATAGCTCAAGGAGTTGCGAACATAGTTACTCCATTTTTTGGAGGCATCGCTGCAACTGGAGCAATTGCAAGAACTGCTACAAATGTAAAAAATGGCGGACGCACCCCAATAGCTGGGATAGTTCACTCTTTGACACTGCTTTTGATTATGCTTATCTTTGCAAGTTATGCAAAACTTATTCCTATGTCCGCACTTGCAGGAATACTTATAGTAGTTTCATATAACATGAGTGAGTGGCGCTCTTTTGTCTCCATTCTAAGAGGCTCGAATTTTGACATTATCGTACTTCTTAGCACCTTTTTGCTTACTGTTTTTGTTGATTTAACAATTGCTATACAGATAGGCGTTGTGCTCTCCTCTCTTTTATTTATGAAGAGAATGGCTGATATCGGCATTAAAACTCAAGTTGACAGTGACGTGCTAGAGGATTACTCTGAAGTTCCTAAAGGAATATCTATCTATGAAATTAGCGGTCCATTCTTTTTTGCTTCTGCAAAACAATATACAGAGGTTATAAAGAATGTAGGAATAAAAAGCAAAATCCTAATCATAAGAATGCGTCATGTTCCTTTTGTTGACTCAACAGCACTTCATAATTTCCAAGAGACAATAAAAACATTACAACAACTAGATGTAAAAATCGTACTCTCTGGAGTTCAAAACTCTGTACTTGAGGATTTGAAAAAAGATGGCATAACCTCTTTAATAGGTGATGAAAATATACACGACTCCTTTACAAAAGCCCTAAAATATGCAAAAGAACTAATTACAAATCTTCGCTAG
- a CDS encoding valine--tRNA ligase, translated as MSNSYEPQLTEDKFYKIWEERGYFEVDSNKSIQEEGKNFSIMMPPPNVTGRLHIGHALTFTLQDIITRYKRMDGYKTLWQPGTDHAGIATQNVVEKQLLAEGTTKEEIGREAFLKRAWEWKAESAGIMTSQLRKMGVSPAWKRERFTMDDGLQKSVKEAFVHLYNQGLIVRGNYMVNWCTHDGALSDIEVEHEDHDGKFYHIKYPFADGSGFVEVATTRPETYFGDTAVMVHPDDERYKHLIGKKIKLPLLQREVSIIADSHVAMDFGTGVVKVTPAHDQNDYEVGKRHDLEFITVFDEKGILNEYAGEFKGLERLEARDIIMKRLYEEGFVVKIEEHKHQVGHCYRCKNIVEPYISKQWFVRSEVARKSIEKTNNGEAKFFPPHWINSYNSWMGDLRDWCISRQLWWGHQIPVFYCGDCDNEWASLKDEEHTCPKCASKNISQDPDVLDTWFSSALWPFSTLGWGNGDASMDKLFSSQDMKDFYPNSLLITGFDILFFWVARMMMMGESFVGELPFNHIYLHALVRDEHGQKMSKSKGNVIDPLDMVEKYSADILRFTLAISAAQGRDIRMSTDKLEQNRNFTNKLYNAAKFLQMNVDTFPDLKGFCVESPLGRYMLSRLNVATQEVRSCMDEYRFNDAATVLYRFLWNEFCDWGIELSKADKGSIVELGAIFKESMKLLHPFMPFITEYLYHELSGTTLEASESIMIMKYPYKTKVRTKDEARFEIIMDAIISIRRAKVLVDLANQKIEKAYVKIDNISEDEKEMMRPFIARLAKVDVVEFTNEKIPDSVSDISQMCETFIPTQSIDLTPIISKLTKQDEKLQKEIDKLSSMLNNERFVANAPEDVLVKNRELLADASDKQSKVKEQLESLQC; from the coding sequence ATGTCAAACAGCTACGAACCACAACTTACTGAAGATAAGTTTTACAAAATTTGGGAAGAGAGAGGCTACTTTGAAGTAGATTCTAACAAGAGTATTCAAGAAGAGGGAAAAAACTTCTCTATCATGATGCCTCCTCCAAATGTAACTGGACGTCTTCACATAGGTCATGCACTCACATTTACACTTCAAGATATTATTACCCGTTACAAGAGAATGGACGGTTATAAAACTCTATGGCAACCTGGAACCGACCATGCAGGAATCGCAACTCAAAATGTAGTTGAGAAACAACTTCTTGCTGAGGGAACGACTAAAGAGGAGATTGGCAGAGAAGCGTTTTTAAAGAGAGCTTGGGAGTGGAAAGCAGAATCTGCTGGCATTATGACAAGCCAACTTCGCAAAATGGGAGTTAGCCCTGCATGGAAGCGTGAGCGTTTTACTATGGATGACGGGCTTCAAAAATCTGTAAAAGAGGCTTTTGTTCATCTCTACAATCAAGGTCTGATAGTTCGCGGAAACTACATGGTAAACTGGTGTACACATGATGGCGCACTTAGCGATATAGAAGTTGAACATGAAGACCATGACGGAAAGTTTTACCACATAAAGTACCCTTTTGCTGATGGAAGCGGATTTGTTGAAGTTGCAACAACAAGACCTGAGACATACTTTGGCGATACAGCGGTTATGGTTCATCCTGATGATGAGCGTTATAAGCATCTAATCGGTAAAAAAATCAAACTTCCACTACTTCAGAGAGAAGTTTCTATCATCGCCGATTCACATGTAGCTATGGATTTTGGAACGGGGGTTGTAAAAGTTACACCTGCACATGACCAAAATGACTATGAAGTTGGTAAGCGTCATGACTTAGAGTTTATCACTGTTTTTGATGAAAAGGGTATCTTAAATGAGTACGCTGGAGAATTCAAAGGTTTAGAGCGTTTAGAAGCTCGTGACATTATTATGAAAAGACTTTATGAAGAAGGTTTTGTAGTAAAAATTGAAGAGCATAAACATCAAGTAGGGCACTGTTACAGATGTAAAAACATTGTTGAGCCTTATATCTCAAAACAGTGGTTTGTAAGAAGTGAAGTTGCTCGTAAATCTATCGAGAAAACAAACAACGGAGAAGCTAAATTTTTTCCTCCTCACTGGATAAACTCATACAACTCTTGGATGGGTGATTTGCGTGATTGGTGTATCTCTCGTCAGCTTTGGTGGGGACATCAAATTCCTGTATTTTACTGTGGGGATTGCGACAACGAATGGGCTTCACTCAAAGATGAAGAGCATACATGTCCAAAGTGTGCTTCAAAAAATATCTCTCAAGACCCTGATGTTCTAGATACTTGGTTTAGCTCTGCTCTTTGGCCGTTTTCAACTTTAGGCTGGGGGAATGGCGACGCTTCTATGGACAAACTCTTTAGTTCACAGGATATGAAAGATTTTTATCCAAATTCGCTTCTAATAACTGGTTTTGACATCCTCTTTTTCTGGGTAGCTAGAATGATGATGATGGGTGAGAGTTTTGTAGGCGAACTTCCATTTAACCATATCTACCTTCATGCACTTGTTCGTGATGAGCATGGACAAAAGATGTCTAAATCAAAAGGCAATGTAATCGACCCGCTTGACATGGTAGAAAAATACAGTGCCGACATACTTCGTTTTACTCTTGCGATAAGTGCTGCTCAAGGGCGTGATATAAGAATGAGTACGGACAAACTCGAGCAAAACCGTAACTTTACAAATAAACTCTACAATGCCGCAAAATTCTTACAGATGAACGTTGATACTTTCCCTGATTTAAAAGGGTTTTGTGTTGAGAGCCCACTTGGACGTTACATGTTATCTCGCCTAAATGTAGCAACACAAGAGGTTCGCTCATGTATGGATGAGTACAGATTTAACGACGCTGCAACTGTACTTTACCGCTTTTTATGGAATGAGTTTTGTGACTGGGGAATCGAGCTAAGCAAAGCAGACAAAGGCTCAATTGTAGAGCTTGGAGCTATCTTTAAAGAGTCGATGAAACTTCTTCATCCATTTATGCCATTTATCACAGAGTATCTCTACCATGAGCTAAGCGGTACTACACTTGAAGCTTCAGAGTCGATTATGATTATGAAGTACCCTTACAAAACAAAAGTTCGCACAAAAGATGAAGCGAGATTTGAGATAATCATGGATGCTATTATCTCTATTAGACGTGCTAAAGTTTTGGTTGATTTGGCAAACCAAAAGATAGAAAAAGCTTATGTTAAGATAGACAACATAAGTGAAGATGAAAAAGAGATGATGAGACCTTTTATAGCTAGACTTGCTAAGGTTGATGTAGTTGAATTTACAAATGAAAAAATCCCAGACTCAGTTAGTGATATTAGCCAAATGTGTGAAACTTTTATACCGACTCAGAGTATTGATTTAACTCCGATTATCTCAAAGCTTACAAAGCAAGATGAAAAGCTACAAAAAGAGATAGACAAACTCTCTTCAATGTTAAATAATGAGCGTTTCGTTGCTAATGCTCCTGAGGATGTTTTAGTAAAAAACAGAGAGCTTTTGGCGGATGCGTCAGATAAGCAGAGCAAAGTTAAAGAGCAATTAGAATCTTTACAATGCTAA
- a CDS encoding ATP-dependent helicase, with protein sequence MPLSRLNEEQYVAATSKELQNLIIASAGTGKTSTIVGRIAHLLENGVEPSQILLLTFTNKSAAEMVSRVAEFFGKDIASKIDAGTFHAVSYRWLKKHDKKVVLKQQRELKTLFRSVYEKRSFGHLGAEITPYGGNYLYDVYSFYQNTELNTHFEDWIKFKYPEHELFAMIYADIVDEFEALKREYGFVNFNDLLLNFREMCKTKELGYKEVLVDEYQDTNALQGTLIDAMNPPSLFCVGDYDQSIYAFNGADISIIGSFSTKFPSAKVHTLTKNYRSTVPILSLATKVIEHNERIYPKKLEVTRVHDSHPPRLLAYDELFDQYHDIAFKISNTQTPRDEIAVIFRNNSSADGIEVGLRELGITCKRKGGTSFFDSREVKAVLDFYTLLINESDMMAFIHLFEFARGVGSAVAKELYLALKMLGHGSVFYGLYAPDESISNPFEKRKLNQQLGLFDDFLELGSVGKFAKCGFEDKFMRNPILKHPKLTKENATFLHDFYLLYRDLKGVREPRVIVAKIAKSEIYKYIAEYLSNRRALLKDGTIDEKQKADSLSNIARKMVLLEELSKPYSEHERFLNAMILGSSDLTQGEGVNLLSVHASKGLEYKEVYIVDLMDGRFPNRKLMQRGGSLDEERRLFYVAVTRAKDILYLSYAKYDKIKKLNFVPSQFLYEASLVPKDEAYREMVLKEESKEE encoded by the coding sequence TTGCCACTTTCTCGTTTAAATGAAGAGCAGTATGTAGCAGCAACTTCTAAAGAGCTTCAAAATCTTATCATTGCTTCTGCTGGGACTGGTAAAACTTCTACTATAGTTGGTCGCATCGCTCATCTCTTAGAAAATGGCGTTGAGCCTTCACAGATACTGCTTCTTACATTTACTAATAAATCAGCAGCAGAGATGGTCTCTCGTGTGGCTGAATTTTTTGGAAAAGATATAGCCTCTAAGATAGATGCTGGGACTTTTCATGCGGTTAGTTATAGATGGCTTAAAAAACATGATAAAAAGGTTGTGCTTAAGCAGCAGCGTGAGTTAAAAACTCTCTTTAGAAGTGTTTACGAAAAACGCTCATTTGGGCATTTGGGAGCGGAGATAACGCCTTATGGAGGAAATTATCTTTATGATGTTTACTCTTTTTACCAAAATACAGAATTAAATACGCACTTTGAAGATTGGATAAAGTTCAAATATCCAGAACACGAACTCTTTGCTATGATTTATGCAGATATTGTAGATGAGTTTGAAGCGCTAAAGAGAGAGTATGGTTTTGTAAATTTTAATGATTTGCTTTTAAATTTTAGAGAGATGTGCAAAACAAAAGAGCTAGGATATAAAGAGGTGCTTGTTGATGAGTATCAAGACACCAACGCACTTCAAGGCACTCTAATAGATGCAATGAATCCGCCATCACTTTTTTGTGTTGGGGATTATGATCAGAGTATTTACGCATTTAATGGTGCAGATATTTCAATAATAGGCTCTTTTTCTACAAAATTTCCCTCAGCCAAAGTTCATACTCTTACAAAAAATTATCGCTCAACAGTGCCTATTTTGTCTCTTGCAACAAAAGTTATAGAGCATAATGAGCGGATTTACCCAAAAAAACTTGAGGTAACACGTGTTCATGATAGTCATCCACCAAGACTTCTTGCTTATGACGAACTTTTTGATCAGTATCACGATATAGCTTTTAAGATAAGTAACACACAAACCCCACGAGATGAGATAGCAGTTATCTTTAGAAATAACTCCTCTGCCGATGGTATAGAAGTAGGACTTCGTGAGCTTGGCATTACATGTAAGAGAAAAGGGGGAACGAGTTTTTTTGATTCACGTGAGGTAAAAGCAGTTTTGGATTTTTACACACTTTTGATAAATGAGTCTGATATGATGGCGTTTATCCACCTTTTTGAGTTTGCTAGAGGTGTTGGAAGTGCTGTGGCAAAAGAGCTTTATCTTGCTCTAAAGATGCTCGGTCATGGGAGTGTTTTTTATGGACTTTATGCTCCTGATGAGTCAATTAGCAACCCTTTTGAGAAGCGAAAATTAAACCAACAGCTGGGGCTTTTTGATGACTTTTTAGAACTTGGAAGTGTGGGTAAGTTTGCAAAGTGCGGATTTGAAGATAAGTTTATGCGCAACCCAATTTTAAAACATCCTAAACTAACAAAAGAAAATGCTACATTTTTGCATGATTTTTATCTTCTTTATAGAGATTTAAAGGGCGTCAGAGAGCCTAGAGTTATTGTCGCAAAAATTGCTAAGTCAGAGATATACAAATACATAGCAGAGTATCTCTCAAACAGAAGAGCACTCCTAAAAGATGGCACGATTGATGAGAAGCAGAAGGCTGATTCACTATCAAATATAGCTAGAAAAATGGTTTTATTAGAGGAGCTCTCAAAGCCATATAGTGAACATGAGCGATTTTTAAACGCTATGATACTAGGCTCTTCAGACTTGACGCAAGGCGAGGGTGTGAATCTTTTGAGTGTTCACGCCTCAAAAGGTTTAGAGTATAAAGAGGTTTACATAGTTGATTTGATGGATGGACGATTTCCAAATAGAAAACTTATGCAGCGTGGCGGTTCACTTGATGAGGAGAGAAGGCTCTTTTATGTGGCTGTTACTCGTGCAAAAGATATTCTTTATCTTAGTTATGCAAAATATGACAAGATAAAAAAGTTAAACTTTGTACCATCACAGTTTCTATATGAAGCTTCTCTTGTGCCCAAAGATGAGGCTTACAGAGAGATGGTTTTAAAAGAAGAGAGCAAAGAGGAGTGA
- a CDS encoding GGDEF domain-containing protein produces MQQANKKLLQIISNETKNSIKDMDVVTPAIYTEIFSKFALSHDTDITQESKIAENLLSQKITLLTNLQESTSNNAKKLSENTDKALLAIKEKNESTLKDIFKETQELQREIERLKKSVYKDELTNVHNRKWLHDYCLEDDSQNFKESGTLVITDLNYFKIINDTYGHIIGDKVLIYIAGQLKKTKESVVRYGGDEFIVIFNDSTSTEDVSSIMNKIREDVIKKSLFVKESSFKVSFSFGSCRFNKGDLLSDVIESADNNMYQDKLEIKKRVTGI; encoded by the coding sequence ATGCAACAAGCTAATAAAAAATTATTACAAATAATATCTAACGAAACAAAAAACAGCATTAAAGATATGGATGTTGTGACACCTGCTATTTATACTGAAATATTTTCAAAATTTGCATTATCACATGATACGGATATAACTCAAGAAAGTAAAATTGCCGAGAACCTCTTGAGTCAAAAAATAACTCTTCTTACTAATTTACAAGAGTCAACATCTAATAATGCAAAAAAATTAAGTGAAAATACAGACAAAGCTCTCTTAGCTATAAAAGAGAAGAATGAATCAACCCTTAAAGATATTTTTAAAGAGACACAAGAGCTTCAACGCGAAATTGAAAGATTGAAAAAATCTGTTTATAAAGATGAACTAACCAACGTACATAACAGAAAATGGCTACATGACTATTGTTTAGAAGATGATTCTCAGAACTTCAAAGAGAGTGGTACCCTAGTGATTACAGATTTAAACTATTTTAAAATCATAAATGATACTTATGGACATATAATAGGTGATAAAGTCCTAATCTACATAGCAGGTCAGCTTAAAAAAACCAAAGAGAGCGTTGTTAGGTATGGTGGAGATGAGTTTATTGTAATCTTTAATGATTCGACCTCAACAGAAGATGTGTCTTCAATAATGAATAAGATAAGAGAAGATGTTATTAAAAAATCTTTGTTCGTCAAAGAGTCTTCATTTAAAGTAAGTTTCTCTTTTGGTAGCTGCAGATTTAATAAAGGTGACTTACTCTCAGATGTAATTGAATCTGCCGATAACAACATGTATCAAGATAAACTTGAGATAAAAAAAAGAGTTACAGGTATTTAA
- the flgH gene encoding flagellar basal body L-ring protein FlgH: MIRNFLLFFMPIYAILFLSGCTANLSDPEIDFEPPAYVEEMPSKEDNKDFTSVGSVFGQGENPLFSDHKAMHVNDIVTVIISENTQSSNSGSKQISESDSLNLGGGAFTSAGTNSAVNSAVSKLNGIANLGFGSTSDSAYKGQGSATKDASFTTTVSARIVKVLQNGNYFISGKREILVDNQKQIIQIGGVIRPYDIDQGNRINSSQMSEAKILYKTQGDVERATDRGWGTKIIQSVWPF, from the coding sequence ATGATAAGAAATTTTTTACTGTTTTTCATGCCCATTTATGCTATACTATTTTTATCTGGGTGTACTGCAAATTTAAGTGACCCTGAAATTGATTTTGAGCCTCCTGCATACGTTGAGGAGATGCCTTCAAAAGAGGATAATAAAGACTTCACTTCTGTTGGAAGCGTATTTGGACAAGGGGAGAATCCTCTCTTTTCAGATCACAAGGCTATGCATGTAAATGATATAGTTACTGTTATCATCTCAGAGAATACACAGAGTTCAAATAGTGGCTCAAAACAGATAAGTGAGAGTGACTCGCTCAATTTAGGTGGAGGAGCTTTCACCTCTGCTGGCACAAATTCAGCTGTCAATTCAGCTGTTAGTAAACTAAATGGCATAGCAAATTTGGGATTTGGAAGTACTTCTGATAGTGCATACAAAGGGCAGGGAAGTGCAACAAAAGATGCCTCTTTTACAACAACTGTTTCAGCTAGGATAGTAAAAGTTTTACAAAATGGAAACTATTTTATCTCTGGAAAAAGAGAAATTTTGGTTGATAACCAAAAGCAGATTATTCAAATCGGTGGGGTTATTCGCCCTTATGATATAGATCAGGGAAATAGAATTAACTCTTCACAAATGAGTGAAGCTAAAATTCTCTATAAAACACAAGGAGATGTTGAACGTGCTACAGATAGAGGTTGGGGAACAAAAATTATTCAGTCTGTTTGGCCGTTTTAG
- a CDS encoding GatB/YqeY domain-containing protein produces MSLRERINSDIKDAMKAKDAKKRDALRLLSSAFKQIEVDERKELNDDDVIKIILSQVKRRDDAATQYKNANREDLMQIELDEIEYYKEYLPAQLNDEELTLAIKDIIAKTGASTIKDLGKVMGTATKELSSKADGKRVSECAKVLLS; encoded by the coding sequence ATGAGTCTAAGAGAGAGAATAAACAGCGATATAAAAGATGCTATGAAAGCAAAAGATGCTAAAAAAAGAGATGCCCTAAGGCTTCTTAGTAGCGCCTTTAAACAGATAGAGGTTGATGAGAGAAAAGAGCTTAATGATGATGATGTTATAAAAATCATACTCTCTCAAGTAAAAAGAAGAGATGATGCAGCTACTCAGTATAAAAATGCAAATCGAGAAGATTTAATGCAGATTGAACTCGATGAGATAGAATACTACAAAGAGTATCTTCCAGCTCAACTAAATGATGAGGAACTTACATTAGCTATAAAAGATATCATAGCAAAAACAGGCGCTTCAACCATAAAAGATTTGGGAAAAGTGATGGGAACAGCGACTAAAGAGTTATCAAGCAAAGCAGATGGGAAACGAGTAAGCGAGTGCGCTAAAGTGCTGCTTTCATAA
- a CDS encoding c-type cytochrome yields the protein MIRVILFTALTLFMVGCSDDATKSSKTEVKAAVAEVKQEAKEVLKETKEAAQEIKESVKEDVKEGVVGIKAVVEEAKASATEVIEEKKAQVEEAIATATTVDAASLYKVCAGCHGVDGSKSALNKSQIIKGWDAKKLSDALHGYKNGTYGGAMKGLMGAQVSKLGDAEIEALSTYISKL from the coding sequence ATGATAAGAGTGATTTTATTTACAGCGCTAACGCTGTTTATGGTTGGATGTAGTGATGATGCTACAAAGAGTTCGAAAACTGAGGTTAAAGCAGCAGTTGCTGAAGTAAAACAAGAGGCAAAAGAGGTTCTTAAGGAGACAAAAGAGGCTGCTCAAGAGATTAAAGAGAGTGTTAAAGAAGATGTAAAAGAGGGAGTTGTAGGTATAAAGGCAGTTGTTGAAGAGGCAAAAGCTTCTGCTACAGAAGTAATTGAAGAAAAAAAGGCTCAAGTAGAAGAAGCAATCGCAACTGCTACAACAGTTGATGCTGCTAGTTTATACAAAGTTTGTGCAGGATGCCATGGAGTAGATGGTTCAAAATCTGCACTTAACAAATCACAAATTATCAAAGGCTGGGATGCTAAGAAGTTATCAGATGCACTTCATGGTTATAAAAATGGAACTTACGGTGGAGCTATGAAAGGCTTAATGGGTGCACAAGTATCTAAACTAGGCGATGCAGAGATAGAAGCTCTATCTACTTACATCTCAAAGTTATAA
- a CDS encoding rubrerythrin family protein, whose product MANTKENLEVAFSGESGAYQKYSAFAKQAEKDGFKNIAKLFRTTAEAERIHAEGHLKAMDKIGSTLENLEAAIGGETYEFEDMYPPMYEQAVADGHKAKKMFGWAIEAEKVHAELYKKALKAVKEGKDIDEVGIYLCPLCGYIEIGFPENNCPICGVKPAGFVQI is encoded by the coding sequence ATGGCAAATACAAAAGAGAATTTAGAAGTAGCATTTAGTGGAGAGAGCGGAGCGTATCAAAAATATAGTGCGTTTGCAAAACAGGCAGAAAAAGATGGTTTTAAAAATATTGCAAAACTTTTTAGAACAACTGCAGAAGCGGAGAGAATCCACGCTGAGGGGCATCTAAAAGCTATGGATAAAATTGGCTCAACGCTTGAAAATCTTGAAGCAGCAATCGGTGGGGAGACTTATGAGTTTGAAGATATGTACCCGCCTATGTATGAGCAAGCTGTTGCTGATGGGCATAAAGCAAAAAAGATGTTTGGCTGGGCTATAGAGGCTGAGAAGGTTCATGCAGAGTTGTATAAAAAAGCATTAAAAGCTGTAAAAGAGGGTAAAGATATTGATGAAGTCGGGATTTACCTATGTCCACTGTGTGGCTACATAGAGATAGGTTTTCCAGAAAATAACTGCCCTATTTGTGGTGTAAAACCAGCAGGCTTTGTTCAAATCTAA